From Flavobacterium arcticum, the proteins below share one genomic window:
- a CDS encoding KUP/HAK/KT family potassium transporter: MSSNHSNLNKVTAGGLIVTLGIIYGDIGTSPLYVMKAIMGEVPIKEEVVLGALSCIFWTLTLQTTLKYVLLTLQADNNGEGGIFSLYTLLKRFKKKWMIIPAIIGGSCLLADGFITPPISVSSAVEGLKVFNPTINTIAIVIGILFALFFIQRFGTKFLGKFFGPMMLIWFSMLGILGMAQIVGDLTVFKALNPYYAIHLLSIHHEGFYVLGFVFLCTTGAEALYSDMGHCGRNNIRMSWIFVKTMLVLNYFGQGVYLMKYSGKTLIDLGTSGNPGNPFYLLMPDWFLPIGIAIATSAAIIASQALISGSFTMISEAMRLNLWPKVSVKFPTELKGQLYIPSINWLLFFGCCAIVLYFEESSKMEAAYGLAIIICMLMTTSLLGMFMATKRYPLWIIVSIISVYLVIEGAFFVANIDKFHNGGYVSVIITGVLSVVMTTWYTAKKIRSGYTEFTKVENYKTVLSELSNDLTIPKYATHLVYLTNAQFSDEIESKVLYSILQKRPKRADLYWFLHVNVVDEPYRMDYRVREIIEGDVIRIDFYLGFRVPPRINLLFKEVVKDMVERGEVDITSRYESLNRNNVIGDFKFVIIEKFMSYDNDLPWYERIVLDIYHVLKKISLSEGRAFGLDSSSVKVEKFPIVIHPPEDVALTRVDE, encoded by the coding sequence GTGAGCAGTAATCACAGTAACCTTAACAAAGTAACAGCAGGAGGACTCATTGTTACTTTAGGAATAATTTACGGAGATATAGGAACTTCACCCCTATATGTTATGAAGGCTATAATGGGCGAAGTTCCTATAAAAGAAGAGGTTGTGCTTGGTGCGCTTTCTTGTATTTTTTGGACACTTACCTTACAAACCACCCTAAAATATGTACTGCTTACACTACAAGCCGATAATAATGGCGAAGGTGGTATCTTTTCGCTCTACACACTTTTAAAGAGGTTTAAGAAAAAATGGATGATAATTCCCGCCATCATTGGGGGTAGTTGTCTACTTGCCGACGGGTTTATAACCCCTCCTATATCGGTTTCCTCGGCGGTAGAGGGGTTAAAAGTTTTTAACCCCACCATTAATACCATTGCTATTGTAATAGGCATTCTCTTTGCTCTTTTCTTTATACAGCGTTTCGGGACAAAATTTTTAGGTAAGTTTTTTGGTCCTATGATGCTTATTTGGTTTAGTATGCTGGGTATACTGGGTATGGCTCAAATAGTAGGCGATTTAACTGTTTTTAAGGCATTAAACCCTTACTATGCTATTCATTTACTAAGCATACACCACGAAGGCTTTTATGTGCTTGGTTTTGTATTTTTATGTACTACGGGTGCCGAGGCTTTGTATAGCGATATGGGTCATTGCGGTAGGAACAACATTAGGATGAGTTGGATTTTTGTAAAAACAATGCTGGTGCTAAACTACTTTGGGCAAGGTGTGTACTTAATGAAATATTCGGGTAAAACACTTATAGATCTTGGTACATCTGGAAATCCAGGAAACCCTTTTTATTTACTAATGCCCGACTGGTTTTTACCCATCGGAATTGCTATAGCGACATCGGCAGCAATTATTGCCTCGCAGGCACTTATAAGTGGCTCGTTTACCATGATAAGTGAAGCGATGCGACTTAACCTTTGGCCAAAGGTATCGGTTAAGTTCCCTACAGAGCTGAAAGGACAATTATACATCCCTTCTATCAACTGGTTATTGTTTTTTGGGTGCTGTGCTATTGTTTTATATTTTGAAGAATCGAGTAAGATGGAAGCTGCCTATGGGCTTGCCATAATAATTTGTATGCTAATGACTACTTCTTTACTGGGTATGTTTATGGCTACAAAGCGCTATCCGCTCTGGATCATTGTATCAATTATATCGGTTTACTTGGTTATAGAAGGTGCTTTTTTTGTTGCTAATATAGATAAGTTTCACAACGGTGGTTATGTTTCGGTAATTATTACTGGCGTGCTTTCTGTAGTTATGACAACATGGTACACCGCCAAGAAAATACGAAGTGGTTATACCGAATTTACAAAAGTAGAGAATTACAAAACAGTACTCTCTGAGCTTAGTAACGACCTTACTATCCCTAAATATGCAACGCATTTGGTGTATTTAACCAATGCGCAGTTTAGCGACGAAATAGAATCGAAAGTACTATACTCTATATTGCAAAAAAGACCTAAACGCGCCGACTTATACTGGTTCTTACATGTTAATGTGGTAGATGAACCTTATCGTATGGATTATCGTGTACGCGAAATTATTGAAGGCGATGTTATTCGTATCGATTTTTATTTGGGCTTCCGTGTACCACCAAGAATCAACCTTTTGTTTAAAGAAGTGGTAAAAGATATGGTAGAGCGTGGCGAGGTAGATATTACAAGTCGCTATGAATCTTTAAACCGAAACAATGTTATTGGCGATTTTAAGTTTGTTATTATAGAGAAGTTTATGTCTTATGATAACGACTTGCCTTGGTATGAAAGAATAGTGCTAGATATATACCATGTACTGAAAAAAATAAGCCTTTCTGAAGGGCGTGCTTTTGGGCTTGACAGTAGCTCTGTTAAAGTAGAAAAATTCCCAATAGTAATTCATCCGCCCGAAGATGTAGCCCTAACAAGGGTAGATGAGTAA
- a CDS encoding OmpA family protein yields the protein MKTIFNILVLLLVTNITLAQEETVYSIYFEFDKYNLDDKQGNNVVAFINAIDTTRIESIQIFGYTDDRGKDEYNYKLSNNRANTIKEKMIGSGIKNKIIVTIEGKGRILLQDDIDNVSEARSKNRRVDVVVNFEPLPPPKLEPGVYNTVKKDMIVGDRVYLQNILFERGSSKLTGKSRVELERIARLLHKYRNLQFEIQGHVCCTPTFQKEAIDKDTRKRELSINRARTVYKFLLRKRIPESRMSYKGYGNTVPLGKGSEYDRRVELVITKI from the coding sequence ATGAAAACAATTTTCAACATATTAGTTTTACTGCTAGTTACCAACATTACACTTGCCCAAGAAGAAACCGTTTACTCTATATATTTTGAATTTGATAAATATAATTTAGATGATAAACAGGGCAATAATGTTGTAGCTTTTATAAACGCTATAGATACTACCCGAATAGAAAGCATACAGATATTTGGCTATACTGATGACCGTGGTAAAGACGAATATAACTACAAGCTATCTAACAATCGTGCCAATACCATTAAAGAAAAAATGATAGGTAGTGGTATTAAAAACAAAATTATTGTAACCATAGAGGGAAAAGGGCGCATATTGTTGCAAGATGATATCGACAACGTATCAGAAGCGCGCTCTAAAAATCGCCGTGTAGATGTGGTAGTAAACTTTGAGCCACTCCCCCCACCTAAGCTAGAACCGGGTGTATATAACACGGTTAAAAAAGACATGATAGTGGGCGACCGTGTGTACCTTCAAAATATTCTTTTTGAACGTGGTAGTAGCAAACTAACTGGAAAATCGAGAGTAGAACTCGAAAGGATAGCACGCCTGCTGCACAAGTATAGAAACCTACAATTTGAGATACAAGGTCATGTATGCTGTACTCCTACCTTCCAGAAAGAGGCTATAGATAAAGATACTCGTAAACGCGAACTCTCTATAAATAGAGCAAGAACGGTGTACAAATTTTTATTACGTAAAAGAATACCCGAAAGCAGAATGAGTTATAAAGGCTATGGTAATACCGTACCGCTAGGTAAAGGCTCTGAATATGACCGTAGGGTAGAGCTTGTGATTACTAAGATTTAG
- a CDS encoding GNAT family N-acetyltransferase — MSEITKQPIFKIKQFNEFSLDELYSVLQLRSEVFVVEQNCVYQDIDGKDEKALHLLGIYEGNVVAYARLFEPGYYFEEAAIGRVVINEKYRDRKWGHNLMEAAIAGISKHYTTTAITISAQLYLKKFYESHGFVQVGEGYLEDDIPHIRMKRQ, encoded by the coding sequence ATGTCGGAAATTACAAAACAACCAATATTCAAAATAAAGCAATTTAACGAGTTTTCACTAGATGAACTATACTCAGTGCTACAATTACGCAGTGAGGTGTTTGTAGTAGAGCAAAACTGCGTATATCAGGATATAGATGGTAAAGATGAAAAGGCATTACATCTACTCGGCATTTATGAAGGTAATGTTGTTGCTTATGCACGCCTTTTTGAACCAGGGTATTATTTTGAAGAAGCTGCCATTGGTAGGGTCGTTATTAATGAGAAATATCGTGACCGTAAATGGGGGCACAACCTTATGGAGGCTGCTATAGCAGGTATTTCAAAGCATTATACTACTACAGCCATTACCATATCGGCACAGTTGTACTTAAAAAAGTTTTACGAAAGTCATGGTTTTGTGCAGGTAGGCGAGGGGTATCTTGAAGACGATATTCCGCACATCAGGATGAAACGACAATAA
- a CDS encoding DUF4837 family protein has protein sequence MKRIKQIVFFVFVLCATACKDDSDADAVASKGNINEISIIINDVLWSGDIGDSLRKKLAAPVDGLTQEEPLFTLNQYHESTFDEALKKGRNIIIINKGGEKEYTSKKNSFCTPQNVFTFSGKSIDDLLDLIEMHSDEIIMKIKETEICENQKRNRKAGLLDTIPFKEQFGISIMVPATYTYAIENDKFVWLKKDIPSGNTNILLYSVPYETIEQEKTILSNIISMRDSIGSLYIHGQEENTYMKTEEAYSPYLFMTSFKDNRAFETRGNWEMENDFMNGPFLNYAIRDDKHQCYLVIEGFIYSPSSPKRDLIIELESIIKSLQFQ, from the coding sequence ATGAAAAGAATAAAACAAATAGTATTTTTTGTTTTTGTTCTTTGTGCTACAGCTTGCAAAGATGACAGCGATGCAGATGCAGTAGCATCCAAAGGGAATATTAATGAGATATCTATCATTATAAATGATGTGCTATGGAGTGGCGACATAGGCGACAGCCTGCGCAAAAAACTAGCTGCACCAGTTGATGGTCTTACACAAGAAGAACCTCTTTTTACACTAAACCAATATCACGAAAGTACCTTTGATGAAGCCCTTAAAAAAGGCAGAAATATTATTATAATAAACAAAGGAGGCGAAAAGGAATATACTTCAAAAAAAAACAGTTTTTGCACGCCACAAAATGTGTTTACCTTTAGCGGAAAAAGCATCGACGATTTACTAGATCTCATAGAAATGCACTCTGATGAGATTATCATGAAAATAAAAGAAACCGAAATATGCGAAAACCAAAAGCGTAACCGAAAAGCAGGATTACTAGACACAATACCTTTTAAAGAACAGTTTGGCATCTCGATAATGGTTCCTGCTACCTATACCTATGCTATAGAAAATGATAAGTTTGTTTGGCTAAAAAAAGATATACCAAGCGGTAATACCAACATACTACTGTATAGTGTGCCTTATGAAACAATAGAGCAAGAAAAAACGATATTGAGTAACATTATCAGTATGCGCGACTCTATAGGTAGTCTATACATACACGGGCAAGAAGAGAATACTTACATGAAAACAGAAGAGGCTTACTCGCCTTACTTATTCATGACAAGTTTTAAAGATAATCGTGCTTTTGAAACACGTGGTAATTGGGAAATGGAAAATGACTTTATGAATGGACCTTTCCTTAACTACGCCATTCGCGACGATAAGCATCAATGTTATTTGGTAATAGAAGGGTTTATTTACAGCCCTTCGTCGCCCAAGCGCGACCTCATCATAGAGCTGGAGTCGATTATCAAGTCATTACAATTTCAATAA